In Aquimarina spinulae, a single window of DNA contains:
- a CDS encoding M24 family metallopeptidase — translation MNALGIGGSSIEKELNAIQPKAHLAKPIQKEEFQARIHKACDLMKKQGIPVVYLHAGTNLFYFTGMRWNPSERMVGALLFPDGEMHYIGPKFEEGTILDFMLIKGPVHCWEEHESPYTLFVNILKKKNISGKDVAMDEATPFFIIDGILKEQSAYHLINAKPITAGCRMIKSEAEIAIMQTAMDITMEVQQAAARILKPGISAKEVTDFINEAHKRYGIPSGSYFCIVLFGVDSSFPHGVKAPKDLEENEIVLVDTGCVLHDYISDITRTYVYGEINELQRKIWNLEKETQLSAFASAQLGEPCAVIDNASRKTLETKGLGPDYKLPGLPHRTGHGIGLDIHEWPYIARHEDAILTSGMCFSNEPMICVPDEFGIRLEDHIYMTEEGPKWFTQPAHSIDDPFGLSL, via the coding sequence ATGAATGCATTAGGAATAGGCGGTTCTTCTATCGAAAAAGAATTAAATGCAATACAGCCAAAAGCTCATCTTGCTAAACCCATTCAAAAAGAAGAATTTCAAGCCAGAATACATAAAGCTTGCGATCTTATGAAAAAGCAGGGAATTCCTGTAGTATATCTGCATGCAGGAACAAATCTATTTTACTTTACAGGAATGCGATGGAATCCGAGTGAGCGAATGGTCGGAGCATTACTGTTTCCTGATGGTGAGATGCATTATATAGGTCCTAAATTTGAAGAAGGAACTATTTTGGATTTTATGTTAATAAAAGGCCCTGTTCATTGCTGGGAAGAACATGAAAGTCCATATACCTTATTTGTGAATATTCTTAAAAAGAAAAATATTAGTGGTAAGGATGTGGCTATGGATGAAGCAACACCCTTTTTTATTATTGATGGAATCCTAAAAGAACAATCTGCTTATCATCTAATTAATGCCAAACCAATCACAGCAGGGTGCAGAATGATAAAATCTGAAGCAGAAATTGCCATCATGCAAACTGCAATGGATATTACGATGGAAGTACAACAAGCTGCAGCACGAATACTGAAACCTGGGATTAGTGCTAAAGAAGTTACTGATTTTATTAATGAAGCTCATAAACGATACGGTATTCCTTCGGGGTCATACTTTTGTATCGTATTGTTTGGTGTAGATTCTTCTTTCCCTCATGGTGTAAAAGCACCAAAAGATTTAGAAGAAAACGAAATAGTATTGGTTGATACAGGATGTGTCCTTCATGATTATATTTCAGATATTACCCGAACATATGTATATGGTGAGATTAATGAGTTACAACGTAAGATATGGAATCTTGAGAAAGAAACTCAACTCTCTGCATTTGCTTCTGCTCAATTAGGAGAACCATGTGCTGTAATAGATAATGCTTCAAGAAAAACATTAGAAACCAAAGGTCTTGGTCCTGATTATAAATTACCGGGTTTGCCTCACCGCACCGGCCACGGAATCGGATTAGATATTCACGAATGGCCATATATAGCAAGACATGAAGATGCAATTCTTACATCAGGAATGTGTTTTAGTAATGAACCTATGATATGTGTGCCCGATGAGTTTGGAATTAGATTAGAAGATCATATCTATATGACCGAAGAAGGACCAAAATGGTTTACACAACCAGCGCACTCTATTGATGATCCTTTTGGATTATCTCTATAA
- a CDS encoding aminopeptidase P family protein, which produces MRYESLPNTVFIQNRNNFTSKTLENTITILTSNDIKHTNADDVMGFAQNNDLFYLSGIDQEETILVLYPDAYKPENREILFIKETSEHIKIWDGEKLTKEEAGQISGIRRIEWAHDFEKTLQIMAFEADGFYLGHNEHIKRITYNKQTQQDRMINWCKEKYPLHQYHRAAKITRALRPVKSNEEIVQIQKAADISIEGFYRVLNTVKPDCKEYELEAELTYALLKNGGTRHAFKPIVASGKNACALHYNTNDNTCQDGDMILLDFGVCYGNYNSDTTRCIPVNGKFSDRQKEVYTAVLHCLKEGSKLLKPGVIPADYEKQMASLVEEQLIKIGVLDASEVATQNPDQPLYKKYFMHGTAHHLGLDVHDVGLYSRALEPGMVLTCEPGIYIPEEGIGCRLENDYLITETGNTNLTQAMPIEIDEIEKSMTA; this is translated from the coding sequence ATGCGCTACGAAAGTTTACCAAATACCGTTTTTATACAGAATCGAAATAATTTTACTTCCAAAACTCTGGAGAATACGATCACTATTCTCACGTCTAATGATATCAAGCATACCAATGCAGATGATGTTATGGGGTTTGCCCAAAACAATGATTTATTTTATTTATCAGGAATAGATCAGGAAGAAACAATACTGGTGTTATATCCAGATGCTTATAAGCCAGAAAATAGGGAGATTTTGTTCATAAAAGAAACGAGTGAGCATATTAAAATCTGGGATGGTGAGAAATTAACCAAAGAAGAAGCTGGTCAGATTTCAGGAATCCGACGAATAGAATGGGCACATGATTTTGAAAAAACACTTCAAATAATGGCCTTCGAAGCAGATGGTTTTTATTTAGGACATAACGAGCACATAAAGCGAATTACATATAACAAACAAACACAACAGGATCGAATGATTAACTGGTGTAAAGAAAAATACCCTTTGCACCAGTATCATCGAGCCGCCAAAATCACAAGAGCTTTACGCCCTGTTAAATCAAATGAAGAAATTGTGCAGATACAAAAAGCTGCAGATATTAGTATCGAAGGTTTTTATAGAGTGCTCAACACAGTAAAACCAGACTGTAAAGAGTATGAATTAGAAGCAGAATTAACGTATGCACTCCTTAAAAATGGAGGGACAAGACATGCTTTTAAGCCTATTGTAGCTTCAGGAAAAAATGCTTGTGCATTACATTATAATACCAATGATAATACTTGCCAGGATGGCGATATGATACTCCTGGATTTTGGAGTTTGCTATGGTAATTATAATAGTGATACCACACGTTGTATTCCTGTAAATGGTAAATTTTCAGATCGACAAAAAGAAGTGTATACAGCAGTGTTACATTGTTTAAAGGAAGGGAGTAAATTACTTAAGCCGGGAGTGATCCCAGCAGATTATGAAAAACAAATGGCCAGTTTAGTCGAAGAGCAACTGATCAAAATTGGAGTTCTCGATGCTTCTGAAGTTGCCACTCAAAACCCGGATCAACCTTTGTATAAAAAGTATTTCATGCATGGTACAGCACATCATCTTGGGTTAGATGTTCACGATGTAGGTCTGTATTCCAGGGCTTTAGAACCGGGGATGGTACTTACTTGTGAACCTGGTATCTATATTCCCGAAGAAGGAATAGGTTGTCGCCTAGAGAATGATTACCTCATTACAGAAACTGGAAATACAAATCTCACACAAGCTATGCCTATTGAAATTGATGAAATTGAAAAGTCGATGACAGCGTAG
- a CDS encoding aldehyde dehydrogenase (NADP(+)), producing the protein MITGKNYIGNRLSATGSVSRKTFNPKLNIENEYEFYEATLEEVDEATELAHQAFKEYRNVTGAKRAEFLHAIADEILALDDELIRAYTSETGLPEGRAIGERGRTVFQLRSFAELVSNEEWRENTIDLADTNRTPAPKPDIRKTNIPLGPVVVFAASNFPLAFSTAGGDTASALASGCPVIVKSHAMHSGTGELVSSAIIKAAEKTGMPNGVFSNITGSGRVVGAALVKHSKVKAVGFTGSISGGRALFNLAANREEPIPVFAEMGSVNPVIITPEAITKRADEIATTYANSITVGTGQFCTNPGLILTIDGDHTRNFIKDLAEKSTAIAPQCMLHPNIKRDYVENRTTISSQSGVEVVASLTEEVEPNFAPTQISAVSGADFLTNPKMHQEVFGPFSLVVRCKDEAELVEIINNLEGQLTGTILAEKSEYQNLGNIVDALQDRVGRVIFNGVPTGVEVCPSMTHGGPYPASSDSRFSAVGTNAIKRWVRPFSYQDWPNELLPNALKNENPDEIIRTVDGTHSNEKV; encoded by the coding sequence ATGATAACCGGAAAAAATTATATAGGAAATAGATTATCGGCAACAGGATCCGTTTCTCGTAAAACATTCAACCCAAAACTAAATATTGAGAACGAATACGAATTTTATGAGGCTACTTTAGAAGAAGTAGATGAAGCGACAGAACTAGCACATCAGGCTTTTAAAGAATATAGAAATGTTACAGGAGCTAAAAGAGCAGAATTCTTACATGCTATTGCAGATGAGATTTTGGCTTTAGATGATGAATTGATTCGGGCATATACCTCAGAAACAGGATTGCCAGAAGGAAGAGCAATAGGAGAAAGAGGTCGAACAGTTTTCCAATTACGTTCTTTTGCAGAATTGGTTTCTAATGAAGAGTGGCGAGAAAATACAATCGATTTGGCAGATACTAACAGAACACCTGCACCTAAACCAGATATTAGAAAAACTAATATTCCCTTAGGACCTGTAGTAGTATTTGCAGCGAGTAATTTTCCTTTGGCATTTTCTACTGCAGGAGGAGATACAGCCAGTGCACTAGCTTCAGGATGCCCGGTAATCGTTAAATCACATGCCATGCATTCCGGAACAGGAGAACTGGTGTCATCTGCTATCATCAAAGCAGCCGAAAAAACAGGAATGCCAAATGGCGTTTTTTCAAATATTACCGGAAGCGGAAGAGTAGTAGGAGCTGCCCTGGTAAAACATTCAAAGGTAAAAGCTGTTGGTTTTACAGGAAGTATCTCGGGAGGAAGAGCTTTATTTAATCTGGCTGCTAACAGAGAAGAACCAATCCCTGTTTTTGCAGAAATGGGAAGTGTTAATCCTGTAATTATTACACCCGAAGCAATTACCAAAAGAGCAGACGAAATTGCAACTACATATGCTAATTCTATTACAGTGGGTACAGGTCAGTTCTGTACAAATCCTGGGCTAATCCTGACAATAGATGGTGATCATACCAGAAACTTTATCAAGGACCTGGCAGAAAAAAGTACTGCGATAGCTCCCCAGTGTATGTTACATCCTAATATAAAAAGAGATTATGTAGAAAATAGAACGACCATATCTTCTCAATCAGGCGTAGAAGTCGTAGCTTCTTTAACCGAAGAAGTAGAACCTAATTTTGCCCCTACTCAAATTTCTGCTGTTTCTGGAGCTGATTTTTTAACTAATCCAAAAATGCATCAGGAAGTCTTTGGCCCTTTTTCATTAGTAGTTAGATGTAAAGACGAAGCAGAACTTGTTGAAATTATTAATAATCTCGAAGGACAATTAACAGGAACTATCCTGGCAGAAAAATCAGAGTATCAAAACTTAGGTAACATCGTTGATGCACTTCAAGACAGAGTTGGACGTGTAATTTTTAATGGAGTGCCTACAGGAGTAGAAGTTTGTCCTTCTATGACACACGGAGGCCCATATCCGGCATCATCAGATTCTAGATTCTCTGCCGTAGGAACAAATGCTATAAAGCGATGGGTAAGACCGTTTAGCTATCAGGATTGGCCAAACGAATTGCTTCCAAATGCACTTAAAAATGAAAATCCTGATGAAATCATCAGAACTGTAGATGGAACTCATTCTAATGAGAAAGTGTAA
- a CDS encoding dihydrodipicolinate synthase family protein, with the protein MAINWKGVMPAVTTKFNNEDTLDLDMFEVNINAQLEAGVHGIILGGTLGEASTLSDAEKRTLVKKTVNIVNGRVPVIMNIAEQTTKNAIDAAAKAKEDGAQGLMMLPPMRYKAGDRETVVYFKEVAKSTELPIMVYNNPVDYKIEVTLDMFEELLEMDNIQAVKESTRDISNITRIKNKFGNRLKILSGVDTLALESLLMGADGWVAGLVDAFPAETVAIYELQKAGRIKEALEIYRWFLPLLELDINAKLVQNIKLAEVATGIGTENVRAPRLPLVGEERKNVLSIIENGLKTRPTLPEYKELNAVVS; encoded by the coding sequence ATGGCTATAAATTGGAAAGGCGTAATGCCAGCAGTAACAACTAAATTCAATAATGAGGATACTTTAGACCTAGATATGTTTGAAGTTAATATCAATGCTCAACTAGAAGCTGGAGTTCACGGAATTATTCTGGGAGGAACGCTGGGAGAAGCTAGTACATTAAGTGATGCGGAAAAAAGAACTTTGGTAAAAAAGACGGTTAACATTGTTAATGGCAGAGTTCCTGTAATCATGAACATTGCAGAGCAAACCACCAAAAATGCAATCGATGCAGCTGCAAAAGCAAAAGAAGATGGAGCTCAGGGATTAATGATGTTACCTCCAATGCGTTACAAAGCAGGAGATCGCGAAACAGTAGTGTATTTTAAAGAAGTAGCTAAAAGTACAGAGTTACCAATTATGGTGTATAATAACCCTGTAGATTATAAAATTGAAGTAACTCTGGATATGTTCGAAGAGTTATTAGAAATGGATAATATACAAGCTGTAAAAGAATCTACAAGAGATATATCTAATATTACAAGAATCAAAAATAAATTCGGAAATCGCCTAAAAATCCTTTCTGGTGTTGATACTCTAGCCTTAGAGAGCCTTTTAATGGGAGCAGATGGTTGGGTTGCCGGACTTGTAGATGCATTTCCTGCAGAAACCGTTGCTATTTACGAATTACAAAAAGCAGGACGAATTAAAGAAGCACTTGAGATATATAGATGGTTTTTGCCTTTGTTAGAATTAGATATCAATGCAAAACTAGTACAAAATATTAAGCTTGCAGAAGTAGCTACGGGAATCGGTACCGAAAATGTACGTGCACCAAGATTACCACTTGTTGGCGAAGAACGTAAAAATGTCCTTAGTATTATTGAAAATGGATTAAAAACAAGACCTACTTTACCAGAGTATAAAGAACTAAATGCTGTAGTGAGTTAG
- a CDS encoding SusD/RagB family nutrient-binding outer membrane lipoprotein: MKNSKILTILFCLFMIFSCKVDDLNVSDKQISDVPSSTLFTNGQRNLVDQMVTQSIFDNHLKFYAQYWAGTGFIGPETNFQDLKSFPQNYWNTLYRDVLSDLNEAARLIPEEEIFGFTEIDKQNRLAIIEILKVYTFHVLVDLFGDVPYSEALSLDENILNPIYDNDQNIYTNIINQLNTAIGNLNASGQSFGDSDLMYQGDVSKWTKFANSLKLRLALRIADVDANQAGTLATEAVNSGVFTSNNDNASLSYESTTPNTNPIWETLVNSGREDYVVAEAIVDIMQPINDPRQSAYFDNNLTPYVGGVLGNLNVFDNFTHIGTAFHQPDLEGLLLDYAEVEFLLAEAAERSLVGSPADAENHYNNAITASITYWGGSSGDATTYLAEANVAYTTATGNYRQKIGTQQWIAFYNRGFEGWSSYRRLGFPNLNDSSEGNPIPRRIKYPIREYNTNGTNVTNAASNIGGDELSTKIFWDVN, from the coding sequence ATGAAAAATAGTAAAATTTTAACCATACTATTCTGCTTGTTTATGATCTTTTCCTGTAAGGTAGATGATCTTAATGTGAGCGATAAACAGATTTCAGACGTTCCTTCGTCAACATTATTTACTAATGGACAACGAAATTTGGTTGACCAAATGGTGACTCAAAGTATTTTTGATAATCATTTGAAATTTTATGCTCAATATTGGGCGGGTACAGGTTTTATAGGTCCAGAAACTAATTTTCAAGATCTTAAGAGTTTTCCACAAAATTATTGGAATACACTTTATAGAGATGTTCTAAGTGACCTTAACGAAGCGGCTCGATTAATTCCCGAAGAAGAAATATTCGGTTTTACTGAAATAGATAAACAAAATAGATTAGCGATTATCGAAATTTTGAAAGTATATACTTTTCATGTCTTGGTAGATCTTTTTGGAGATGTTCCTTACTCAGAAGCTCTGTCTTTAGATGAAAATATCTTAAACCCGATATATGATAATGATCAGAATATTTATACTAATATTATAAATCAGTTAAATACTGCTATTGGTAACCTTAATGCTTCCGGACAATCATTTGGTGATTCAGATTTGATGTATCAAGGAGATGTCTCTAAATGGACAAAATTTGCAAATTCCTTAAAGTTACGTTTAGCACTTAGGATTGCTGATGTAGATGCTAATCAAGCAGGAACACTAGCAACAGAGGCAGTTAATTCTGGGGTGTTTACATCTAATAACGATAACGCTTCATTAAGCTACGAATCGACAACACCTAATACAAATCCAATATGGGAAACTCTTGTAAATAGTGGTAGAGAAGATTATGTTGTTGCAGAAGCAATAGTAGATATTATGCAACCGATTAATGATCCAAGACAATCTGCTTATTTTGATAATAACCTTACTCCTTATGTTGGAGGAGTGCTAGGAAACCTTAATGTGTTTGATAATTTTACACATATTGGTACTGCATTTCACCAACCAGATCTAGAAGGATTATTGCTTGATTATGCAGAAGTAGAATTTTTATTGGCAGAAGCTGCAGAACGTTCTTTGGTTGGATCTCCGGCAGATGCAGAAAATCATTATAATAATGCCATTACAGCATCTATTACGTATTGGGGAGGTTCATCTGGTGATGCAACAACCTATCTGGCAGAAGCAAATGTAGCTTACACAACTGCAACTGGAAACTATAGACAAAAGATAGGAACTCAACAATGGATCGCTTTTTATAATAGAGGTTTCGAAGGATGGTCGAGTTATAGAAGATTAGGTTTCCCTAATTTGAATGATAGTTCAGAAGGTAATCCTATCCCGAGAAGAATAAAATATCCCATTAGAGAATATAACACTAATGGTACCAATGTAACAAATGCTGCTTCAAATATTGGAGGAGATGAATTAAGTACCAAAATATTCTGGGATGTGAATTAG
- a CDS encoding SusC/RagA family TonB-linked outer membrane protein has protein sequence MNTKINLSVILMLIFCTISFAQEKTVSGKITEDSGIPLPGVNILVKGTSTGALSDFDGNYSLQVEAGQTLVFSYLGFKTEEKLVGNEATVNMIMYQDATSLDEIVVTALGISRSKKSLGYATQQIESEDISKAKGVNFVNSLSGKLAGVTVSRNNNFGGSTNVIIRGYSSLTGNNQPLFVIDGTPISNRINNSRNSTAGRGGYDYGNAASDINPDDIETINVLKGAAASALYGSRAGNGVIIITTKKGAKNKGLGITINSNTTFSKFDPKTFARYQKEYGGGYGASFVQEDVDGDGILDNVVDTGGDASWGPRFDPNLSVYQWGAFFPENPNYRTPTPWVAAKNDPTSIFQTGLLQSTSISVDGATDKGDFRLGFTNVEQTGILPNSLIKRQTVDFGGSYRLTDKVTARAKVTYTKNSGRGRFATGYDENSVLPGLRQWYQTNVDLREQRDAYFRLRRNATWNIRSSARTGDDPYAPRPQYWDNPYWTLYENYQTDGRDRVFGNVALTYKVNDWFDILGRVTMDRFDEIREERVNVSSFNPSNYNRFNGFFREMNYDMIGNFNFDITEKLNFKGLLGMNLTRTNRSSIFAQTNGGLNTFGFYSLSNSVNPIAPPIERKSSMGVNGYYASASFGYDDILFLDATYRIDRSSTLPDGKRQFTYPSISTSFLFSNLFTSDWLNFGKLRLNYAEVGNSAGVLLVDDVYTFVNGFAGQSLFSLPNNKNNPTLKNETVISYEAGLEMKLFKNRFGFDITAYQTNSKDQILPLDISTSTGFNSKIVNAGEIENKGYEVSLFGTPIKTENFEWNINVNWSTYKSEVVSLLDGIDNLSLSGTLQEDVSINATVGEPYGTIRGSSFKYLNGQRVVDENGYYVTNEENGVIGNIIPDWNGGINNTFRYKNASLSFLIDMQKGGDIYSLDHTYGYATGIFPETAGLNDLGNPVRDAVADGGGIIAPGVREDGTPNTVRTPVNSFDSPFIYYRSTDEQDVYDASFVKLREVIFSYSLPTKLLDNLPINDVVVSVIGRNLWIIDKNIPYSDPEAGLSAGNLQGFQSSAYPTSKEYGFNLKVKF, from the coding sequence ATGAACACAAAAATTAATCTTTCGGTTATACTCATGCTGATTTTTTGTACAATAAGTTTTGCACAAGAAAAAACAGTATCCGGTAAAATAACAGAGGATTCTGGGATTCCTCTTCCAGGAGTAAATATTCTAGTCAAAGGAACATCAACTGGCGCATTGTCTGATTTTGATGGTAATTACTCTTTGCAGGTAGAAGCAGGTCAAACACTTGTTTTTTCTTATCTGGGTTTTAAAACAGAAGAAAAACTGGTAGGAAATGAGGCTACAGTCAATATGATTATGTATCAAGATGCTACTTCACTAGATGAAATTGTAGTAACAGCTCTTGGTATAAGTAGATCTAAAAAATCTTTGGGATATGCAACTCAACAGATAGAATCAGAAGATATTAGCAAAGCTAAAGGTGTAAACTTTGTAAATTCATTGTCTGGTAAACTTGCTGGAGTTACTGTTTCTAGAAATAATAATTTCGGAGGGTCAACCAATGTAATCATCAGGGGATATTCTTCTTTAACTGGTAATAACCAACCTTTATTTGTGATTGATGGTACTCCGATTAGTAATCGAATTAACAATTCTAGAAACTCTACAGCGGGTAGAGGAGGATATGATTATGGTAATGCAGCGTCAGATATTAATCCAGATGATATAGAAACTATAAACGTTTTAAAAGGAGCTGCTGCTTCTGCATTATATGGATCTAGAGCAGGAAACGGAGTAATTATAATCACAACAAAAAAAGGAGCTAAAAATAAAGGGTTAGGGATAACAATTAATTCAAACACTACATTTAGTAAATTTGATCCTAAGACATTTGCGAGATACCAAAAAGAATACGGGGGAGGTTATGGAGCTTCTTTTGTACAGGAAGATGTAGACGGAGATGGTATTTTAGATAATGTTGTAGATACAGGAGGTGATGCTTCTTGGGGACCAAGATTTGACCCTAATCTCTCAGTATACCAATGGGGAGCTTTTTTTCCAGAAAATCCTAATTATCGTACTCCTACACCTTGGGTAGCAGCAAAAAATGACCCTACTTCTATTTTTCAGACAGGTTTGTTGCAATCAACCAGTATTAGTGTTGATGGTGCTACAGACAAAGGAGATTTTAGATTAGGATTTACCAATGTAGAACAAACAGGTATTTTACCCAACAGTTTAATTAAAAGGCAAACGGTAGATTTTGGTGGAAGTTATAGGTTGACAGATAAAGTCACAGCAAGAGCAAAGGTTACATATACCAAAAATAGCGGGCGAGGTAGATTCGCAACAGGATATGACGAAAACAGTGTTTTACCTGGATTGCGACAATGGTACCAAACAAATGTTGATTTAAGAGAGCAGCGAGATGCGTATTTTAGATTAAGAAGAAATGCTACTTGGAATATACGATCATCGGCACGTACAGGTGACGATCCTTATGCTCCAAGACCACAATATTGGGATAATCCATATTGGACATTATATGAAAATTATCAAACAGACGGTAGAGATCGTGTCTTTGGAAACGTAGCTCTAACATATAAAGTGAATGATTGGTTTGATATTTTGGGAAGAGTAACTATGGATAGGTTTGATGAAATAAGAGAAGAAAGAGTAAACGTTTCTAGTTTCAATCCATCTAATTATAATAGATTTAATGGGTTTTTTAGAGAAATGAACTATGATATGATAGGGAACTTTAATTTTGATATTACTGAAAAACTTAATTTTAAAGGACTTCTGGGGATGAACCTTACCAGAACAAATAGAAGTTCTATTTTTGCACAAACAAATGGAGGACTTAATACTTTTGGATTTTACTCTTTATCCAATTCGGTAAATCCAATAGCGCCACCTATAGAAAGAAAGTCTAGTATGGGGGTTAATGGGTATTATGCCAGTGCATCATTTGGTTATGATGATATATTATTCTTAGATGCAACCTACAGGATAGATCGATCATCAACTTTACCAGATGGTAAAAGACAATTTACTTATCCATCAATTTCTACTAGTTTTCTTTTTTCTAACCTCTTTACAAGTGATTGGTTAAATTTCGGAAAATTGAGGTTGAACTATGCCGAAGTGGGTAATAGTGCTGGTGTACTTCTTGTAGACGATGTATATACTTTTGTTAATGGTTTTGCAGGACAATCTCTTTTCTCATTGCCAAATAATAAAAACAATCCTACACTTAAGAATGAAACCGTTATAAGTTATGAGGCAGGATTAGAAATGAAGCTTTTTAAGAATAGATTTGGGTTTGATATAACAGCATATCAAACAAATAGTAAAGATCAAATTCTTCCATTAGATATATCTACTTCTACAGGATTTAATTCGAAAATTGTAAATGCTGGTGAAATAGAAAATAAAGGATATGAAGTTAGTCTTTTTGGAACTCCAATTAAAACCGAAAACTTTGAATGGAATATCAATGTAAACTGGAGTACCTATAAAAGTGAAGTAGTTTCATTATTGGATGGAATTGATAATTTAAGTTTATCAGGAACATTACAAGAAGACGTTTCTATTAATGCCACTGTAGGAGAACCTTATGGTACGATTAGAGGATCTAGTTTTAAATATCTTAATGGCCAGCGAGTTGTTGATGAAAACGGATACTACGTGACTAATGAAGAAAATGGAGTGATTGGTAACATAATTCCAGATTGGAATGGAGGAATCAACAATACGTTCAGGTATAAAAATGCTTCGCTTAGTTTCTTAATTGATATGCAAAAGGGAGGGGATATCTACTCTCTTGATCATACCTATGGATATGCTACGGGAATATTTCCTGAAACCGCAGGACTTAATGATTTAGGTAATCCTGTAAGAGATGCTGTTGCCGATGGAGGAGGAATAATTGCCCCTGGTGTTAGAGAAGATGGGACTCCTAATACAGTGAGAACTCCGGTAAATAGTTTTGATAGCCCATTTATTTATTACAGATCAACAGATGAACAGGATGTTTATGATGCTTCTTTTGTAAAATTAAGAGAAGTGATATTCTCTTATTCACTACCAACAAAATTATTAGATAACCTACCTATTAATGATGTAGTGGTTTCTGTAATTGGTAGAAACCTATGGATTATTGACAAAAACATTCCATATTCTGATCCAGAAGCAGGATTAAGTGCAGGTAACTTACAAGGGTTTCAATCTTCTGCATATCCCACATCTAAAGAATATGGTTTTAACCTAAAAGTAAAATTCTAA